A single Anopheles maculipalpis chromosome 3RL, idAnoMacuDA_375_x, whole genome shotgun sequence DNA region contains:
- the LOC126562915 gene encoding leucine-rich repeat-containing protein let-4-like, which produces MTSDGGVKIRNAIDNEVNTIMMLISIEKLIVSTSAAGPFLQRIVGLTEGITYLVYREPVFQVPEGNTLKEIEINNAPNLRSLTVGGTNRYLRRLSVETCTLDRMPPTIPQLVVLTVLGIIRCALTALRMDVFAKSPSLNAVYLTQNQIRQLIPFTSPPKERLTIGYFDLSENQLERLDMSIFVHMPELEWLDVRGNRIVRLEATVPVTHESLKRLLLDKNKISSIDTRNLTLSIMNSFHVVDNLLTEIPTLLGPMPNLRSVSFDRNNIKQVDMSVFRRFTNLSGIYLNENQIESVRTSSSVTLPELGILVLDNNLIVSPNLTGCNFPVMYFISFMNNRLTVIPPLFQRFERARMSVEWNPIKCANMATFKSRFVEGRIFLSTAEKQLDCVTTSMIDLNENVKGCCNA; this is translated from the coding sequence ATGACATCGGACGGTGGTGTCAAGATACGTAATGCTATCGACAACGAAGTTAATACGATCATGATGTTGATAAGCATTGAGAAACTGATCGTCAGTACTAGTGCCGCTGGTCCATTTCTGCAAAGAATTGTTGGTCTTACTGAGGGGATTACGTATCTAGTTTATCGCGAGCCTGTATTTCAAGTGCCCGAAGGCAACACTCTCAAAGAGATCGAAATTAACAATGCGCCCAATTTAAGATCCCTGACAGTAGGAGGGACAAATCGCTATTTACGCCGACTCTCCGTGGAGACTTGCACGCTGGACCGGATGCCACCGACAATCCCCCAGCTGGTTGTGTTGACGGTACTGGGTATCATACGCTGCGCATTGACAGCATTACGTATGGATGTGTTCGCGAAAAGTCCGAGCCTGAACGCCGTATACCTGACACAGAATCAAATACGACAGCTGATCCCTTTTACCTCGCCACCGAAAGAGAGATTGACCATTGGGTATTTCGATTTGAGCGAAAATCAGCTTGAGCGTCTGGATATGTCCATCTTTGTCCATATGCCAGAATTGGAATGGTTGGACGTGCGCGGGAATCGCATTGTACGACTTGAAGCTACTGTACCGGTGACGCATGAGTCACTGAAACGATTATTActggataaaaacaaaatttcgtCGATCGATACACGCAATCTTACCCTTTCCATAATGAACTCGTTCCACGTGGTCGATAATTTGCTCACAGAAATTCCTACCCTTCTAGGACCGATGCCCAACCTGCGCTCCGTATCGTTCGATCGAAACAATATCAAACAAGTTGATATGAGCGTTTTTAGACGGTTTACAAACTTGAGCGGTATCTATCTTAACGAAAACCAGATCGAATCCGTTCGTACCTCATCCTCTGTAACGCTGCCTGAGCTTGGTATACTGGTGCTTGATAACAATCTGATCGTGTCGCCAAATTTGACGGGCTGCAACTTCCCGGTCATGTACTTTATTTCGTTCATGAATAATCGGTTGACGGTGATACCGCCGCTGTTTCAACGATTTGAACGAGCGCGCATGTCGGTCGAATGGAATCCGATTAAGTGTGCCAACATGGCGACGTTCAAGTCGCGATTTGTTGAGGGACGCATATTTCTGAGTACCGCTGAGAAACAGCTCGACTGTGTAACGACGTCTATGATAGATCTTAATGAAAACGTCAAAGGATGTTGTAACGCTTGA
- the LOC126561180 gene encoding leucine-rich repeat-containing protein 40-like has translation MQFKAFYLWILSIWCQWKLHPCSGQCINRSAFFCRVDLIDMTTDGRIKLAKLVETEQILDVQKLIVAISPSGPFLTTMGNYFASITYINYREPSFLVPVGNTINEIELTRASNLRSFTAGPNTLLDTLKIEQSALDRLPPSLPRMTRLQTLIVKQGMLSVLRLDMLVENQQLTSLELSYNHIRQIFPITGRPNTTLSIVKLGLVGNQLERLDMSVFTAMSKLELLFLRENRLTHLQASIPITIGKLSTLDLTDNKLATLSLANLTLPNLATLSLGFNALKHMSSLPKTLPALRYLSLDCNNLTQLDLSYFRPYRNLSQLYVISNQIVTVRTSAPVRLAVAWLNLNNNRITSFNINGCDMPNITSLNLANNHLTVIPPVLERYPKLRLSMDGNPISCNTLLPYRNELQTSRLKKGQRTFTITCDTTSSFSVDNDIKVCCDG, from the exons ATGCAGTTCAAGG CATTCTATCTGTGGATTCTGTCTATTTGGTGCCAATGGAAGCTGCACCCGTGCAGCGGACAATGCATCAATCGAAGCGCTTTCTTCTGTCGTGTCGATTTGATCGATATGACCACGGACGGTAGGATTAAGCTAGCGAAATTAGTTGAAACTGAACAGATTTTAGACGTGCAGAAGCTGATCGTAGCCATCAGtccatctggaccgtttctGACAACGATGGGCAACTATTTTGCGTCGATCACGTACATTAACTACCGGGAACCTAGTTTCCTCGTTCCGGTAGGTAACACTATCAACGAGATCGAGTTAACGCGTGCATCAAATCTTCGATCGTTTACAGCCGGACCAAACACTCTCCTGGACACGCTGAAAATTGAACAATCTGCTTTGGATCGTTTGCCGCCGAGTTTGCCCAGAATGACTAGATTACAAACTTTAATCGTGAAACAGGGTATGCTGTCCGTTCTCCGGTTAGATATGCTGGTAGAAAACCAGCAGCTAACCTCCCTCGAATTGTCATACAATCATATACGACAAATATTTCCGATCACTGGACGGCCGAATACGACGCTGAGCATTGTAAAGTTGGGACTTGTGGGCAATCAGCTGGAACGCTTAGACATGAGCGTATTTACAGCGATGTCCAAGCTCGAACTACTTTTCCTTAGGGAAAATCGCTTAACACACTTGCAAGCATCGATACCGATCACCATCGGTAAGCTTTCCACGTTGGACTTAACTGATAACAAGCTAGCAACGCTCAGCCTGGCAAATCTAACGCTTCCTAACCTCGCAACGCTGTCGCTTGGTTTCAACGCCCTCAAGCATATGTCATCGCTTCCCAAAACATTACCGGCACTGCGGTATTTGTCGCTTGATTGCAACAATCTGACACAGTTGGACTTAAGTTACTTTCGACCGTACCGAAATTTAAGCCAGCTATACGTTATCTCCAATCAAATCGTGACGGTGCGTACGTCAGCTCCAGTAAGATTGGCTGTAGCTTggttaaatttgaataacaaCAGGATCACCTCTTTTAACATCAACGGGTGCGATATGCCCAACATTACATCATTAAATTTGGCAAACAATCATCTTACGGTGATCCCACCAGTGTTGGAACGATACCCAAAGCTGCGGCTATCGATGGACGGCAATCCGATCAGCTGCAACACTCTCCTGCCGTACAGGAACGAATTACAGACTAGCCGTCTTAAGAAAGGACAGAGAACTTTTACAATAACATGTGATACGACATCTTCGTTTTCGGTGGATAATGACATAAAGGTATGCTGTGATGGATGA
- the LOC126562283 gene encoding chondroadherin-like protein: MAVLYTLLILTILSQIGPRPCSAQCLETTFFCNIGVVNMTSDGGVKIRNTIDKDVDSILMSISIEKLIVSTSAAGPFLQRIAGLTEGITYLVYREPVFQVPEGNTLEEIEIYNAPNLRSLAVVGTNRHLTRLSVETCTLDRIPPTIPQFVVLSRLFIMRCALTALRMDVFAKSPSLYSVSLAQNQIRQLIPFTSPPKERLTIAYFDLGENQLERLDMSIFVHMPELERLDVRGNRIVRLEATVPVTHESLKRISLDKNQISSIDTRNLTLTTMSSFYVVENALTEIPKLLGPMPNLRSLAFDRNNIKQVDMSVFRRFANVSDIYLNDNKIESVRTSSPVTLPALNILLFDNNLIVSPNLTGCIFPDMYFISFMNNRLTAIPPLFQRFERARLSVEWNPIKCANMATFKSRFVEGRLLLSTAEEQSDCLTSSMIDLNGKVKGCCDA, encoded by the exons ATGGCTGTTTTGTACA CATTGTTGATCCTAACGATCCTGAGCCAAATCGGACCGCGGCCCTGTTCGGCCCAATGTCTGGAAACAACGTTTTTCTGCAACATCGGTGTGGTCAACATGACATCGGACGGCGGTGTCAAGATACGTAATACTATCGACAAAGATGTTGATTCGATCCTAATGTCAATAAGCATTGAGAAACTGATCGTCAGTACTAGTGCCGCTGGTCCATTTCTGCAAAGAATTGCTGGTCTTACTGAGGGGATTACGTATCTAGTTTATCGCGAGCCTGTATTTCAAGTGCCCGAAGGCAACACTCTTGAAGAGATCGAAATTTACAATGCGCCCAATTTACGATCGCTGGCAGTAGTTGGGACAAATCGTCATTTAACTCGACTATCTGTGGAGACTTGCACGCTGGACCGGATACCACCGACAATCCCCCAGTTCGTTGTGCTGTCGAGACTGTTCATCATGCGCTGCGCATTGACAGCATTACGTATGGATGTGTTCGCGAAAAGTCCGAGCCTCTACTCGGTATCCCTGGCACAGAATCAAATACGACAGCTGATCCCTTTTACCTCGCCACCGAAAGAGAGACTGACTATAGCGTACTTCGATTTGGGCGAAAATCAGCTTGAGCGTCTGGATATGTCCATCTTTGTCCATATGCCAGAATTGGAAAGGTTGGACGTGCGCGGGAATCGCATCGTACGCCTTGAGGCGACTGTACCGGTGACGCACGAATCACTGAAACGAATATCTCTGgacaaaaaccaaatttcGTCGATCGATACACGCAATCTTACCCTTACCACAATGAGCTCGTTCTACGTGGTCGAGAATGCGCTCACAGAAATTCCTAAGCTTCTAGGACCGATGCCCAACCTGCGTTCCCTGGCGTTCGATCGAAACAATATCAAACAAGTGGACATGAGCGTTTTTAGACGGTTTGCAAACGTGAGCGATATCTATCTTAACGATAACAAGATCGAGTCCGTTCGCACCTCGTCCCCTGTAACGCTGCCAGCGCTTAATATACTGTTGTTTGATAACAATCTGATCGTGTCGCCAAATTTGACCGGCTGCATCTTCCCGGACATGTACTTTATTTCGTTTATGAACAATCGGCTAACGGCGATACCGCCGCTGTTTCAACGATTTGAACGAGCGCGCCTGTCGGTCGAATGGAATCCGATTAAGTGTGCCAACATGGCAACGTTCAAGTCGCGATTTGTTGAGGGTCGCTTATTACTGAGTACCGCTGAGGAACAGTCCGACTGTTTAACGTCGTCTATGATAGATCTTAATGGAAAAGTCAAAGGATGTTGTGACGCTTGA
- the LOC126561458 gene encoding protein melted, with product MHDLFTTVLSKRDLSRAGELFSIADYEIVNDLTEVLEEISSIISHEDYLHNSNDQSVIEICINRVTSCIKKTHTIEKHCAGLVNLLETCLRYNLQPTGKDVDPPHAKISSDIISSIFLNYNKQVVMEVTLPVAVKFLNQGNLELSRNLASYLSSAAIEYSYLLSPHVHVILESLLSGNYGLCHVLSQIYEATPDPINDAGPKFVEIVPRCELQEQLVILQLLVTIAKQKPSCLTESIPCLLELATTRPPLSAAALLVLLKLAESKPIKLAEYTEAFKLIAHSVPQTVGFAAQILSAIGRCGKDRAQVALDFVLEHLPRADRPLQTILLNEATKLCTKYPVLFTDKVTSVVRQRQLSNNSQIKQTASGGVTIVNLNSSATLPTPTATGLGTTANPAYSSSVQGNGGSSNGPSTIAGVGMIGTSSVGYTQHVLDHGRPIVSKTPNVAIISNGHTHTGGTMMSTTVINTSNGTTLSSTIHPALLTNFMNAANGMPSTGTSTATSVTTGTVLNGSSVVSPTPHHTGYTRNRPKLGDSRSTGRLHSGGGGSNKSTTRLNNAGGSMGGLHKSRLGSSQLINQFNGDIGPGVSIDPEKSTTVGAGGTNGGPSVVDGSSTVHNNIIMHSNSHHSSGNVAIKGMMASSGSGGGLLGNSIPPPLSQHVTITGENKWGIPQTKITSCGVTVTTSPTRAPRPYSHGPSNTLMGSTGALGGKSSLGGLNQSTGSIGIQVHHASPASPTMFNNHSQQTSPQLTTTLSLHSSDDPSNQVIVSGPATVTTRPRHNDNRSVTILNASSTTTRMSVFEPYPMRDTIQHFCEKHLDKIKSYTEAVAHRIPPPAKCIIEERRAKKMAKLHFACQVRGPHCLYSRTMFTMRTRNPRTWIHLMFLDLQARAGKNALSSWDPSVSRLKHCWDTLKCENRTFITLVTSAFPNGKEQEALVNELRHAGFFDVFEMGPVILGPGSVPAGTTTTGETQTASGASGSTGTTTSGVGSTSGGDASAASNGGSTEDLEVFQWGCFLCHHPEKAIGFLHGNNQPVIEGQLKEKKGKWRLFRRWRTRYFTLSGAHLSCKGSVSEAGGESIDVNQIRSVKVSRGARNIPKAFEIFTGDQTLILKPKDGNKAEEWVQCLSIVLAHSQARDSPTTRTNSLPARSIGNSRTVF from the exons ATGCACGACCTATTTACAACCGTCCTGTCCAAAAGGGACCTATCCCGGGCCGGTGAACTGTTTTCCATAGCTGATTACGAGATTGTAAATGATCTCACCGAAGTG TTGGAAGAGATTTCGTCCATCATCTCCCACGAAGACTATCTGCACAACAGTAACGACCAATCTGTAATAGAAATCTGCATCAACCGGGTAACGTCTTGCATCAAGAAGACGCACACAATCGAAAAGCACTGTGCCGGGCTGGTCAACCTGCTGGAGACATGCCTTCGCTATAATCTACAACCAACGGGGAAGGATGTGGATCCACCACATGCGAAAATATCGTCCGACATAATTTCCAGCATCTTTCTG AACTACAACAAGCAAGTCGTGATGGAGGTTACGTTGCCCGTTGCGGTCAAATTTCTCAACCAAGGAAACCTCGAACTGTCCCGCAACCTCGCCAGCTACCTATCATCGGCCGCGATCGAGTACTCGTACCTTCTTTCCCCACACGTGCACGTTATCCTCGAATCACTGCTCAGCGGCAACTATGGCCTTTGTCACGTCCTGTCCCAAATCTACGAAGCAACACCAGACCCCATCAACGATGCAGGGCCAAAGTTTGTGGAAATTGTGCCACGGTGCGAGCTGCAGGAGCAGCTGGTCATTCTGCAGCTGCTCGTAACGATCGCCAAACAGAAACCTTCCTGCCTAACTGAAAGCATTCCTTGTCTGCTAGAGCTAGCCACAACACGGCCGCCACTATCGGCGGCGGCCCTACTCGTGCTACTAAAGCTAGCCGAATCCAAACCGATCAAGCTGGCCGAATATACGGAAGCGTTCAAGCTGATCGCTCACTCCGTACCGCAGACGGTAGGTTTCGCCGCACAAATCCTCTCCGCCATTGGGCGTTGTGGGAAGGATCGGGCCCAAGTTGCGCTGGACTTTGTGCTGGAGCATCTGCCACGGGCCGATCGGCCATTGCAGACGATTCTGCTGAACGAAGCAACAAAACTGTGCACGAAGTATCCGGTGCTGTTTACGGACAAAGTTACCTCGGTCGTACGGCAACGGCAGCTAAGCAATAACAGTCAGATTAAGCAGACTGCGTCCGGTGGGGTGACGATTGTGAATCTAAATTCGTCTGCTACGCTTCCCACACCAACAGCCACTGGGCTAGGGACGACTGCGAATCCTGCGTACTCTAGCAGTGTGCAAGGCAATGGAGGATCCTCTAATGGACCGTCCACTATTGCTGGGGTTGGTATGATAGGTACTAGCTCCGTTGGCTACACCCAACACGTACTCGATCATGGCCGGCCTATAGTGTCGAAAACGCCGAACGTGGCCATTATAAGCAATGGACATACGCACACCGGTGGTACGATGATGTCGACCACCGTCATCAACACCTCGAACGGTACAACGCTCAGTTCGACCATCCATCCGGCATTGCTCACCAACTTTATGAATGCGGCAAACGGAATGCCTAGCACTGGTACGTCCACGGCAACCAGTGTCACCACAGGGACGGTATTAAATGGATCTAGTGTTGTCTCTCCGACGCCACATCACACGGG ATACACCCGGAACCGACCGAAGCTAGGGGATTCGCGCAGTACCGGACGGCTTCATTCTGGTGGCGGTGGTAGCAATAAGAGTACGACTCGTCTTAACAATGCCGGCGGATCAATGGGTGGACTGCACAAGTCGCGGCTTGGCTCATCGCAACTCATCAATCAATTCAACGGCGATATCGGACCGGGCGTATCGATTGATCCAGAAAAATCGACCACCGTCGGTGCCGGTGGTACGAACGGTGGACCATCGGTGGTGGACGGTTCTTCCACTGTgcacaacaacatcatcatgcACAGCAACAGTCATCATTCGAGCGGAAATGTCGCTATCAAGGGTATGATGGCCAGCAGTGGAAGTGGAGGCGGTTTGTTGGGGAACTCGATTCCGCCACCCCTTAGCCAGCACGTGACGATAACGGGCGAGAACAAGTGGGGCATACCACAGACGAAGATTACGTCGTGTGGCGTTACCGTCACGACGTCGCCCACCCGTGCACCGCGGCCATATTCGCACGGTCCGAGCAATACACTGATGGGATCGACCGGTGCGCTCGGTGGCAAGAGTTCGCTCGGCGGGCTGAATCAATCAACCGGATCGATCGGTATCCAAGTGCACCATGCATCTCCAGCCTCACCGACGATGTTTAACAATCATTCGCAGCAAACATCGCCGCAATTAACGACAACGCTATCGCTTCATTCAAGCGACGATCCAAGCAATCAG GTAATTGTATCCGGTCCCGCAACCGTAACAACCCGTCCCCGGCACAACGACAACCGTAGCGTAACGATTCTGAACGCGTCATCAACCACTACGCGGATGAGCGTGTTCGAACCATACCCAATGCGAGACACCATTCAACACTTCTGCGAAAAGCATCTGGACAAGATCAAATCCTACACGGAAGCGGTCGCGCACCGCATTCCACCACCGGCCAAATGTATCATCGAGGAACGGCGTGCGAAAAAGATGGCCAAACTCCACTTCGCCTGCCAGGTGCGGGGGCCACACTGTCTCTACTCGCGCACCATGTTCACGATGCGTACACGCAACCCACGCACCTGGATCCATTTGATGTTTCTCGATCTGCAGGCACGGGCCGGCAAGAATGCGCTCAGCAGCTGGGACCCGAGCGTTAGCCGTCTCAAACACTGCTGGGACACACTCAAGTGTGAAAATCGAACGTTCATCACGCTCGTCACCAGTGCGTTCCCAAATGGCAAAGAGCAGGAAGCACTTGTGAACGAACTGCGCCATGCCGGGTTCTTTGACGTGTTCGAAATGGGGCCAGTAATACTCGGTCCGGGAAGTGTACCGGCCGGTACAACAACTACCGGCGAAACCCAGACGGCAAGTGGTGCATCTGGTTCGACTGGTACCACCACATCCGGCGTAGGTTCAACGTCCGGCGGTGATGCAAGTGCTGCGTCCAACGGTGGCAGCACGGAAGATCTGGAAGTGTTCCAGTGGGGTTGCTTCCTTTGCCACCATCCGGAGAAAGCGATCGGCTTTCTGCACGGTAACAATCAACCGGTCATTGAGGGCCAGCTGAAGGAGAAGAAGGGAAAATGGCGCTTGTTCCGACGATGGCGCACGCGGTACTTTACGCTGTCCGGTGCGCACCTATCGTGCAAGGGGTCGGTCAGTGAG GCCGGTGGTGAAAGTATCGACGTCAACCAGATCCGATCGGTGAAGGTGTCCCGGGGAGCACGCAACATCCCGAAAGCGTTCGAAATCTTTACCGGCGATCAGACGCTTATCCTCAAGCCCAAGGACGGTAACAAGGCGGAAGAATGGGTGCAATGTTTGAGCATCGTGCTAGCGCACTCACAG GCACGCGACAGTCCAACGACACGCACCAACAGTCTTCCGGCGCGCAGTATTGGCAACAGTCGGACGGTCTTCTAG
- the LOC126562464 gene encoding 46 kDa FK506-binding nuclear protein, whose amino-acid sequence MFWGLILKPGKKYYNVLEQDFHLTHAALDLSDSSGDVQVMLTTENITYLLCTLNKTIPQAVLDQEFAIGDKISFATKGHGVVHLTGNVLPDGMDDLGDEEEEDDEVEMDEEEDVPATNGKPRSAKQAAKVKVAKKIAAGEVSDESDEDDATFTESMLEDDGLLNGGEEDDDDSDEEGEDEEDGEEGEDDDDDDEEDDDEEDDDDDEDDEDDDEDDEEELEEQPKAKQAKLSNDAKATGGALNGNAAKQAAKETAASGGKQEQQKKGAVRTLQDGLLVEDLKVGTGPEAKPGKKIAVYYEGRLKTNNKVFDSTSKGPGLKFALGRGEVIKGWDLGVAGMKVGGKRRLVIPHKLAYGTKGSPPVIPPCSTLVFEVELKKVF is encoded by the exons ATGTTTTGGG GTCTGATTCTGAAGCCAGGCAAAAAGTACTACAACGTGTTGGAGCAAGACTTCCATCTCACCCATGCGGCGCTCGATCTTTCCGACAGCAGCGGCGATGTGCAGGTTATGCTGACGACCGAAAACATCACCTATCTGCTGTGCACACTGAATAAAACGATTCCTCAGGCCGTGCTGGACCAAGAGTTTGCCATCGGAGATAAGATCAGCTTCGCCACCAAGGGCCACGGTGTGGTGCACCTTACCGGAAATGTGCTCCCGGACGGTATGGATGACCTGGgcgatgaggaggaggaggacgacgaGGTGGAGATggatgaggaggaggacgtGCCGGCCACAAATGGAAAGCCGCGCAGCGCGAAGCAGGCAGCAAAGGTTAAGGTTGCCAAAAAGATTGCAGCGGGCGAAGTGTCGGACGAAAGCGATGAGGACGATGCCACCTTTACCGAGTCGATGCTGGAGGATGATGGCCTCTTGAACGGCGGAGAGGAAGACGACGATGACAGCGATGAGGAGGGAGAGGATGAGGAGGATGGAGAGGAaggtgaggatgatgatgacgacgatgaggaggatgacgatgaagaggacgatgacgatgacgaggatgatgaggatgacgatgaagacgatgaggAGGAATTGGAGGAACAGCCCAAAGCTAAGCAAGCCAAACTAAGCAACGACGCCAAGGCAACGGGTGGTGCTCTTAATGGAAATGCAGCAAAGCAGGCTGCGAAGGAAACAGCAGCTTCCGGAGGAAAGCAGGAGCAGCAGAAAAAGGGTGCTGTACGCACGCTCCAGGATGGACTGCTGGTAGAGGATCTAAAGGTCGGTACCGGACCGGAAGCTAAACCGGGCAAAAAGATCGCAGTGTACTACGAGGGCCGCCTGAAGACGAACAACAAGGTGTTCGACAGCACCAGCAAGGGCCCGGGCCTGAAGTTTGCCCTCGGCCGTGGCGAGGTAATCAAGGGTTGGGATCTGGGAGTGGCCGGCATGAAGGTGGGTGGCAAGCGACGACTGGTCATCCCACACAAGCTGGCCTACGGTACGAAGGGTAGCCCGCCGGTCATTCCGCCCTGCAGTACACTGGTGTTTGAGGTAGAGCTGAAGAAGGTGTTCTAA